GTTAACTGACGTCGTGAGTTAATTGACGTGGCTCCTGTTTCTCCATTAATGAGTTAATTGACGTCGTGAGTCAATTGACATGGCTCCTGTTTCTCCATTAATGAGTTAACTGACGTCGTGAGTTAATTGATATGGCTCCTGTTTCTCCATTAATGAGTTAATTGATGTCGTGAGTTAATTGACGTGGCTCCTGTTTCTCCATTAATCAGTTAATTGATGTCGTGAGTTAATTGACATGGCTCCTGTTTCTCCATTAATGAGTTAATTGATTTCGTGAGTTAATTGACATGGCTCCTGTTTCTCCATTAATGAGTTAACTGACGTCGTGAGTTAATTGACCTGGCTCCTGTTTCTCCATTAATGAGTTAAGTGACGTCGTGAGTTAATTGACCTGGCTCCTGTTTCTCCATTAATGAGTTAACTGACGTCGTGAGTTAATTGACCTGGCTCCTGTTTCTCCATTAATGAGTTAAGTGACGTCGTGAGTTAATTGACATGGCTCCTGTTTCTCCATTAGTGAGTTAATTGATGTCGTGAGTTAATTGACATGGCTCCTGTTTCTCCATTAATGAGTTAAGTGACGTCGTGAGTTAATTGACATGGCTCCTGTTTCTCCAGTAATGAGTTAACTGACGTCGTGAGTTAATTGACATGGCTCCTGTTTCTCCGTTAATGAGTTAATTGATGTCGTGAGTTAATTGACGTGGCTCCTGTTTCTCCGTTAATGAGTTAACTGACGTCGTGAGTTAATTGACGTGGCTCCTGTTTCTCCATTAATGAGTTAATTGATGTCGTGAGTTAATTGACATGGCTCCTGTTTCTCCATTAATGAGTTAACTGACGTCGTGAGTTAATTGACATGGCTCCTGTTTCTCCATTAATGAGTTAATTGATGTCGTGAGTTAATTGACGTGGCTCCTGTTTCTCCATTAATGAGTTAATTGATGTCGTGAGTTAATTGACATGGCTCCTGTTTCTCCATTAATGAGTTAATTGATTTCGTGAGTTAATTGACATGGCTCCTGTTTCTCCATTAATGAGTTAATTGATGTCGTGAGTTAATTGACGTGGCTCCTGATTCTCCATTAATGAGTTAATTGACGTCGTGAGTTAATTGACATGGCTCCTGTTAAAAGACACATTTAGCGTCCAGTGAAGACGGTGAAGTCCTCGGTTGATGAGGGGTAGATGTGCTGTAGCCTCGCAGGGCTCCCGTTACCGCCATCTGCTGCACTGCTGCTCCATCACAAGAGGAGTTTGTGGAAAATTCAACTACACCCATCTACTTTCTGTTTGGGTCAACTTATGAACAATTTTGTGTCACGACGTACGTTTGTAATATTACTCCACTGTATCGGCAAGACAGGTTCAATATGAGGGATATCGTTCGATGTGCTGTTTTTCTGTTTGTATATTCCTGGTCCTGTCTGGGACCAGATACCTCCAGGAACTGATGATTTTACCAAGAAACCCGTTcatggcctttttttttctttaagataATATTTAAATCCTAACCTTCCTGGAAAGAAACCCTGTAATGTTCATTGCATCATGCTAAAAGTGGaaactagggcgtccgggtggcttggcggtctattccgttgccaaccaacactgggcttgtcggttcgaatccccgtgttacctccagcttggtcagacgtccctacagacacaactgacctttcgcaaagtaccgccccagaatggtgcttgtccaatcctaccttagcaacggtccgtcgagctttcaaacacacagcaaaatgctgaaacagtgtgcctatgggatctgcagatcagatactagatacagtgcatccggaaagtatccacaccccttcactttccccacatgttgttatgttacagccttattccaaaatggattaaattcctttttttctcatcaatctacacacaataccccataatgacaaagtgaaaaaggttttgtagaaatttttgcaaatttattaaaaataaaaaactgaaatattgcatgtacataagtattcacaccctttactcagtacttggttgaggcacccttgggagcgattacagcctcaagtcttcttgggtacgaagctacaagcttggcacacctatatttggggtatttctcccattcttctctgcagatcctctccagctctgtaaggttagaggGGGAggtgttgctgcacagctattttcaggtctttccagagatgttcaatggggttcaagtctgggctctggctgggccactcaaggacattcacagacttgtcccgaagccactccttcgttgtcttggctgtgtgctcagggtcgttgtcatgttgaaaggtaaaccttcgccccagtctgaggtcctgagcgctctggagcagatttcatcaaggatctctctgtactttgctccattcatctttccctcgatcctgactagtctcccagttcctgccactgaagaacattcccacagcatgatgctgccaccaccatgcttcactgtagggatggtattagcaaggtgatgagaggtgcctggtttcctccagacgtgacgtttggcattcaggccaaagagttcaatcgtggtttcatcagaccagagaatcttgtttctcatggtctgagagtcctttaggtgctttctggcaaactccaagcgggctgtcatgtgccttttactgagcagaggcttccgtctggccactctaccattaaggcctgattggtggagtgctgcagagatggttgtccttctggaaggttctcccatctccacagaggaacgctggagctctgtcagagtgaccattgggttcttggtcacctccttgaccaaggcccttctcccccgattgctcagtttggctgggcggccagctctaggaagagtcctggtggatccaaacttcttccatttatgaatgatggagaccactgtgctcttcgggaccttcaaagctgtagaattttttttgcacccttccccagatctgtgcctcgatacaatcctgtctcggaggtccacagacaattcctttgacttcatggcttggtttctgctctgacatgcactgtcaacagtgggaccttatatagacaggtgtgggcctttccaaatcatgtccaatccattgaatttactacaggtgaaccacagtcaagatgtagaaacatctcaaggacgatcagtggaaacaggatgaacctgagctcaattttgagtgtcatagcaaagggtgtgaatacttactatgtacatgcaatatttcagttttttatttttaatagatttgcaaaaatttctacaaaaccttttttcgctttgccattatggggtatggtgtgtagattgatgagaaaaaaaaggaatttaatccattttgtaataaggctgtaacataacaaaatgtggggaaagtgaaggggtgtgaatactttccggatgcactgtatctgaaaaggttggagggggtgtaattttctttcccttcccgaaacccagaaagcAAGAAGTGCAATGtcagcaatagatttggcagtatagcagaccccatggccaccttaatccatccaaaatcaacaaaaatacctgtctgctccaagctaagcttgctgctagctattattgatagctaatacagctaacgtattattactgctacttttacccacacaatgcgctgatttcttccttcatgttttggtgttttccagctacttcctggatagttctgaaatgcttgacgggcatagcagcagtaactaaggggggcgggactttgcgaaaggtcaattggccgtgtctgcaggtgggacacATACCctgtcagatgtgggtatgtgtcctggtcgctgcactagcgcctcctctggtcggccagggtgcctgttcaggggggagggggactggggggaatagcgtgatgctcccacgtgctacgtccccctggtgaaactcctcactgtcaggtgaaaagaagcggctggtgactccacatgtatgggaggaggcctgtggtagtctgcagccctcctggatcagcagagggggtggagcagagaccggggcgggcggctaagaagagtggggtaactggccaagtacaattgggagaaaaaaaggggggattaTTGGTGTGAACTGTTTAGCTGTAAAGTGAAAAGGTTTGTGACCCGGTCGCCATGTTGAAAATGGACAAACAAACGCCAAGCACCGCCCAGCGGCCTGAGCAGTCTCTAGGCCTTACCAGACCCTTACCAGACCCTTACCAGACCCTTACCAGACCCTTACCAGACAGATGCTTGTGGCAGATGCGCAGGTCTGTCCTCCACAGAGGCCTGCAGGCCAGCTCTGCTTTCTCCTGATcctcccactgctcctatagggGGCCCCACTTAAGGGTTTTTTCAGGCAGCGGGGGGACACTTTATAGTCCCTTTATGGGAGGGTTTAAGGGGGTTGTTATTGTTGTCATTGCAAAATGTGCCAATATGAGTGGCCACCGGGGGCCCCTTTTCCGGATTTGTTTTGGGGCCCAACCATTTGGCTGGTTTGGCTGTGGTGCCGGTGAGCCTGCGACAGCACGCCGAGCTACAGCACCCCGAGCTACAGCACCCCGAGCTACAGCACCCCGAGATACAGCACCCCGAGCTACAGCACCCCGAGATACAGCACCCCGAGCTACAGCAGAGCCGAGCTACAGCACCCCGAGCTACAGCACGCCGAGCTACAGCACCCCGAGCTACAGCACCCCGAGATACAGCACCCCGAGCTACAGCAGAGCCGAGCTACAGCACCCCGAGCTACAGCACCCCGAGCTACAGCACCCCGAGCTACAGCACCCCGAGCTACAGCAGAGCCGAGCTACAGCACCCCGAGCTACAGCAGAGCCGAGCTACAGCACCCCGAGCTACAGCACCCCGAGCTACAGCACCCCGAGCTACAGCACGCCGAGCTACAGCACCCTGAGCTACAGCACCCCGAGCTACAGCACAGCCGAGCTACAGCACCCCGAGCTACAGCACCCCGAGCTACAGCACGCAGAGCTACAGCACACTGAGCTACAGCACCCCGAGCTACAGCACCCCGAGCTACAGCACGCAGAGCTACAGCACACTGAGCTACAGCACACCGAGCTACAGCACCCCGAGCTACAGCACCCCGAGCTACAGCACCCCGAGCTACAGCACCCCGAGCTACAGCACGCAGAGCTACAGCACACTGAGCTACAGCACACCGAGCTACAGCACCCCGAGCTACAGCACCCCGAGCTACAGCACCCCGAGCTACAGCACGCAGAGCTACAGCACACTGAGCTACAGCACACCGAGCTACAGCACGCCGAGCTACAGCACCCTGAGCTACAGCACAGCCGAGCTACAGCACCCCGAGCTACAGCACCCTGAGCTACAGCACCCCGAGCTACAGCAGAGCCGAGCTACAGCACCCCGAGCTACAGCACCCCGAGCTACAGCAGAGCCGAGCTACAGCACCCTGAGCTACAGCACCCCGAGCTACAGCACCCCGAGCTACAGCAGAGCCGTGTGTCAGCACATCGTCTCCCACAGCCTTCGGCTCATCTCGCTGAACATGTGTTCAACTAACGACGCGAGGTTGATGGGCCTGTTAGGAGACGCCATGGGAGACAGTCAGACAACCGCAGGGGTGTTGGGGATGTCGTTATCAGCCAACTTCAAGCTTGATTTAACTAACAGGgtcccaaatacacacacacacacacacacacacacacacacacacacacacacacacacacacacacacacacacacacacacacacacacacacacacacacaagctttgcAAATCTCCTCTTCTGTGCTCAAAACGAGGGCTTGGGAGGAACGAGTGTCAGCGGTGGGCAGGGGTACGAGGAGACCAAACTGCTCATGATCTGTTCATCTGACTGCCTCGTGGGCTCCACATCAGCACCTTCAGTCTTGTCCGAGGTGACGATCTCAACGTTGTGTTGTCCGGGAGTTAATCTCACGTGGCTTGTGCGTCAGTGTCACGTCTGGGGTTTAAACATACGGTACTATCAGCACAATGTCAACCCTTTTAAGCTGGAAAAAGTACAAGAAAAATGACCAATGGGGCATCTGGGGAGCATAGCGGTCtactgcgttgcctaccaacatggggatcgccggttcgaacccccgtgttacctccagctcggtcgggcgtccctacagacacatttggctgtttgtgctggtgggaagccagatgtgggtatgtgtcctggtcgctgcactagcgcctcctctggtcggtcaggtgtctgttcggggggagggggaactggggggaatagcgtgatcctcccacgtgctacgttcccctggtgaaactcctcactgtcaggtgaaaagaagcggctggtgactccacatgtatgggaggaggtatgtggtagtctgcagccctccccggatcagccgggggggtggagcagcagagacccggacggctcgggtgagtggggtaattggccaagtacaactggggagaaaagggggggaagatGCAGGAAAAAGAAAGACTCCAGACTTTTCCCAGTTTATCTGAATTTGACGAGACCTGGTGTGGTCTGTTCACACCGTTGTGTGTCTGCGACTGGTGAAGACTCACATCTTTTCCGCCTCTTTGTCCGCCAAATTCCCCACAGGCACCTAAAAATTGGGAAATTAACCCAACAGCATTTTTTTCGACAAGAGTTTGCAGAAGCAGGCACACCTTCAGCCTGTCTTGTTGTTACCTGGCGTGATCTGAACTGGGATATGCCCTTCACCTCATCCAGCGCCTCCCAGCTTTTGTGTTAAAGTCCTTTTCTTGTTGTATTGCTTTAGTGTCTAGTCACGATGCAGATTTCTCATCATTTTTCTAAAAAATAAATCAAGTTATACTTGATCAACTGGACTTTGGGTGATCTTCACTTGTCTAATTAAACAGACCAATGTCACGTGGAAATCATCCGAGTAGAAATTGATTTTTTTCCAGGAAAATATGAGAAATCTACAAAAAGGGAAGCACTTACGCTCAGAGACGGAAAAAAGTAAGAAAAGCAAACTGACCGCGTTTTGTCTCGGCTCTGGGCTTACAGCAGGGGAGGGAACCGCTCAAGTAGAGGACTCTGGAAACTTCCACCATGAGGCCCAACGGGTGTAGTTTGTTTTAAGTTCCCTTTCCTCTCCCAGCAGGTGGTCATGCAAGTGAAGAACACTTTGTCAAAATGGTTCGGTGGAGCGATCTCCCACCCCGGGTTACTGCCATCCCCAGACATCTGACGCTGGGTAACCCCCGCTGGTGTCTTCACTCCCGATAAGCCCACCTTCCCCCACGCTGGGCGCTGTGCAACACCTCTGCCTGCAGTTGAGAGGAAAATGGCAAGGTCACCGTTCCATGTAGAAACATGCAGCGACACCGTGGCCCAGTGGGTAGcgctgtcccctcacagcaagaccaTCCTTGGTTCAAAccacagggtagtccaaccttgggggtcatcccaggtcatcctctgtgtggagtttgcatgttctccccgtgtatggggtgggtttcccccggggctccggtttcccccgccatcaaaaagacatccatccctccatccatccctccatccctccatccctccatccatccatccatccctccatccatccatccatccctccatccctccatccatccctccatccatccatccatccctccatccatccctccatccatccatccatccctccatccatccctccatccctccctccatccatccatccctccctccatccatccatccatccatccctccatccatccctccctccatccatccatccctccatccatccctccatccatccatccctccatccctccatccatccatccctccctccatccatccatccctccctccatccatccatccctccctccatccctccatccatccctccctccatccatccatccctccctccatccatccatccctccatccatccctccatccctccctccatccatccatccctccatcatccatccctccctccctccctccatccatccatccatccatccctccatccatccctccctccatccatccatccctccatccatccctccctccctccatccatccctccatccatccatccatccctccatccatccatccatccatccatccatccatccatccatccctccatccctccatccatccctccatccctccctccatccatccatccctccctccatccatccatccatccatccatccctccatccatccctccctccatccatccatccctccatccatccctccatccatccatccctccatccctccatccatccatccatccctccctccatccatccatccctccctccctccatccatccatccctccctccatccatccctccatccctccatccctccatccatccctccctccatccatccatccctccctccatccatccatccctccatccatccatccatccctccatccctccctccatccatccatccctccatccatccatccctccctccctccatccatccatccatccctccatccatccctccctccatccatccatccctccatccatccctccctccctccatccatccctccatccctccatccatccatccatccctccatccatccatccatccatccatccatccatccctccatccatccatccatccatccatccactatcccaactgcttatcctgctctcagggtcgcggggatgctggagcctatcccagcagtcactgggcggcaggcggggagacaccctggacaggctgctgggctgacacacactcacacacacacacacacacacacactcacacacacacacactcacacacacactcacacacacacacactcacacacacactcacacacactcacacactcacacacacacacacacacacacacacacacacacacacacacacacacacacacacacacacattcacacctagggataatttagtacggctgatccacctgacctacaggtctttgatccacctaacctacaggtctttgatccacctgacctacaggtctttgatccacctgacctacaggt
This genomic stretch from Lampris incognitus isolate fLamInc1 chromosome 5, fLamInc1.hap2, whole genome shotgun sequence harbors:
- the LOC130112325 gene encoding involucrin-like, with the protein product MSGHRGPLFRICFGAQPFGWFGCGAGEPATARRATAPRATAPRATAPRDTAPRATAPRDTAPRATAEPSYSTPSYSTPSYSTPSYSTPRYSTPSYSRAELQHPELQHPELQHPELQHPELQQSRATAPRATAEPSYSTPSYSTPSYSTPSYSTPSYSTLSYSTPSYSTAELQHPELQHPELQHAELQHTELQHPELQHPELQHAELQHTELQHTELQHPELQHPELQHPELQHPELQHAELQHTELQHTELQHPELQHPELQHPELQHAELQHTELQHTELQHAELQHPELQHSRATAPRATAP